DNA from Clarias gariepinus isolate MV-2021 ecotype Netherlands chromosome 11, CGAR_prim_01v2, whole genome shotgun sequence:
gaaaaaacattaaacaaaggCTTTATCTCTAGTCAAAAGAACCAAAGAATGACACAGGACTCTGTACAGATCTGGATGAAGTAAGCaggatttattgcagcaataaaaccTAAGTAGGCCGAACTTGTAATGCTTAGGTCGTAAAACCAAGCATTATTAAGAGCAGACTGTCTAACAGTTACATGCAGGctcattatatacagttttcaatGGGAGGAATGCACAGCTTATCTCCTCCCCTAGTTCTTTTTCCCCTCCTTACCAAATTATTATCCCATTATAGGCAAACTTTTACCAAGAAATTCTCCAATTATGTTTACGTTTTTCTATCATATTATGTTACGTCATATACCTCGTCATCTGACTCCCTATGTCATCTGTAGCAAgtgattatattttttccaattataattcatttttcttgcaaattattttccattatctttacacttcttttgcttagtttattttaaaaaaataacagggtGGTGCATATTGTTACTATACATTCCTGGTTTTTCCTCAtttattctacagttctcaagagacTGTCCATGGATAAGCATCTGTTTGTTTGGTATTATGTAGATGCACatactagtttatttttgtgtctactCTTGTTAAACTCAGTATTCGTAAAACTGATCATGTGTCTTctggttatttgtttatattcttACTTAGACATGTGTGCACAACTGCAAGTGCAAGTGTAGCACGTGTATCCAACACTATTCTTCATTAAGTGTGCTCGTGTATTTGCCAAGTCCGGCACCTGGTGCCTTATCTTATGCTCGTGTCTCTGTCGGGTCTGGCACCTGGCGGCATCTTGTCTATTTATCATACACATGACagctaattataaaataagtacaGTTCATGTCTGGGTCACTCTAGAGTTTTCCCATGTACTTtgggtacacactgtacactgagtATCACTACCCATACccttaatgtttgttttatgcCCTGTCATGCTTTTCTTATCTCACCTCTAAGTAAACATATTATGCTTTATGACCCGTCATACTCTGTCCCCTTTTCTCACCTCTAAGTGAACCCAGtatatgttatattaaacttctaATTATCTGTCTCTATAAAAACAGACAGTATATAAGTAAGGGAACGCAAACTTGTGGGATGCATTTAGGTATTTCTGAGGAATTTTTGAGGTTAGGGCACCCTAACTACTGATTTCTTACAGGTTACAGTATTACCACCCTTAAGAAAGGCTGCAGCAGGATTGCACTACTGCTTCTTGGTGTCATTTTTATCTCTGAACTACACAGAGTAGAGCATCTTAAATTGGTAAATACTTAAAGTACTATATGAATCAAAGTTAAGGGATTGAAGAAAATATGCTTATTTTTACCAAACAATACgcatatacagtaacatttgCTCTGTCCATGCTTCCTAATGCACCTTCAAACACAGACTTGcatgtctattattattattattagtagtagtagtagtagtagtagataATTTATTAGAAGgcctattaataataataataataatattaacaatttatgtattaatttacttttttatttgacCACAAGCACTGCTGGCCACAAATCTTCAAAGATCTACAAACCCACAATTCCATGTACACTAGTGTCAACAattgggatttaaaaaaattttgaccCGTGGGATAAAAACAACAAGATGACATCCAGATAGTGCAGATGCCCGAGTGGTATAAATGAGTACCTTCTACTATGTACAGACCAACTCTCTTCAGTTTGTGAGAATTGTgaggctttgtgttttttttaaataaattatttcttaaCATACTTCTTTTTATCTAATCTTGTTacttgatactttttttttcaggttttgaaGGGAGACATGTCTATAAATGATTCAGCACGTTCTATGGTTATTTTAACCTTAGAATCATTGGACATACCACCAGCTGGTGACATTGTTGCAATATTTTTTGGCATAATTGCATACTGTTTAATCTTGTTCTTTCAGTCCATGCTACTTATAACAATTGTTGTAAAAAGGAATCTGCATAAGCCTATGTACATACTGCTCTTTAATTTGTTCATATGTGACCTAATAGGAGCTACAGCTTTTTACCCTCAACTCATTTGTAGTATATTGTTTCAGAGTAGAGAAATCTCTTATCCTGTCTGTGCATTACAAGGATTTCTCATTCACATGTATGGGGTTGGATCTGCTTTATTTCTCACAGTTATGGCCTTTGACAGGTACATTGCCATTTGCAAACCTTTAAGATACCACACGCTGATGACAGGGGACACCTTgataaaacttattttaatggTGTGGGTCATAGATTTAGCTATGCACATGTCTTTATTCATGCTCACAATGAGCAAAGAAATCTGCAGGACAAACATAGTGGACACATTCTGTAATCATCCCTCTTTAATGAAGTTAAGCTGTGAAGATATGAGACCATCTAACTATTACGGCATGTTTACTATAGCTCTTGTACAAGGCTCTGCTATATTGATAGTATCATTATCATATATCAAAATCCTAATTACCTGTTTTTCTACCAAACAGGAAAAATCTATAAGTAAGGCAATTCACACTTGTGGCACACATTTAGTTGTTTATCTAAGTTTTGAGGTTAATGTATTATTTACACTGATTTCCCACAGGTTAGAATCAGCGTCTCCATACTTAAGAAGGATCTTTGGTGTTTCAATTGTTATATTTCCTCCAATTATCAATCCTCTAATTTATGGGTTGAAAACAAGGGAAATTAGACAAACAATTTTAATGTTTACACAAAGAAAGGTTTTCTGAaggaaactaaaaactaaagtaTAAGTATATGTCTATCcttcttttaatatatatttaattaaaattgaacAACTAGTACcttctttttaaatcataatataTGTAATAAGTGAAATACAGTTGCAGTCATGTAGTCATCATAAAAATTTATGGCAATGGCAACATTTGGGGTGGAAGCAATGTACCACGtacacatttaataaaataagtgaTGTTAATCATGATCACTAATATGAAATCGGTGTGCTTTGGgatttacaaattaaaagatatttaaaaaccTTTATCACCACCAAATCTGAGAGGCTTGTAGGTATATTTTTGACCCTGAATGCATAATTCTGGCCGTGTTCATATCGGAAAACCcaagataaataaaagtaaagaagtATGCTATCCAGCCATTCTGTACAAGAGACCAGTTCAAAAAGAAACATTACCATGATATTcatgttaatgatgatgatggattaAATGACCGTGTTTTAAATTTGACAAATTTTATGACTGTTCCGGGCATAAAAATCATAggtaaaaaacaatttaaaccacAATCCAatgcattttctgtatttttgcatGATAATATACTGTTAAATCTTGTTTAAATCCATGCTGCATGTAACTGTTGTTGTTAAATGGTTCCTTATATAGAAGTGTTATATAGGG
Protein-coding regions in this window:
- the LOC128533607 gene encoding olfactory receptor 52B2-like, with the protein product MSINDSARSMVILTLESLDIPPAGDIVAIFFGIIAYCLILFFQSMLLITIVVKRNLHKPMYILLFNLFICDLIGATAFYPQLICSILFQSREISYPVCALQGFLIHMYGVGSALFLTVMAFDRYIAICKPLRYHTLMTGDTLIKLILMVWVIDLAMHMSLFMLTMSKEICRTNIVDTFCNHPSLMKLSCEDMRPSNYYGMFTIALVQGSAILIVSLSYIKILITCFSTKQEKSISKAIHTCGTHLVVYLSFEVNVLFTLISHRLESASPYLRRIFGVSIVIFPPIINPLIYGLKTREIRQTILMFTQRKVF